In Solirubrobacterales bacterium, the DNA window CGGACCGAGCAGTGGCATGAGGCCGGGCTGGGAGACGAGATCCGGAAGGAGAAGCCGGGCCGGACCTGGCCACGGCTGCTGCTCTTCGCCCTGCTGATCGCGGCCGTACTGGTCGCCTTCAACCATCGTCAGACGATCGCTCCGGGATACGGTTCGGAGGCACGGATTCTGACCGCGATTCTGCTGTTCGGTCTGGGTCTCGGATTTGCCGGTGCGCTCGGCCGGACAACCACCCCGATGATCCTGAGGCGGATGGATCCGGGTACCGCGGGCACGATCGCCTTTGTGATCCGGCTGCTCACGATCGTGGTGGTCGGGGTGATCGCCCTCAGAATCGCCGGAGTCAAGGCCGCCGCCCTTGCGGTTGGTGGTGCGTTCACCGCGGTGATCGTCGGCCTGGCCGCCCAGCAGACCCTGGGCAATATTTTCGCCGGGATCGTGCTGCAGAGCACCCGGCCGTACAAGGTCGGCGAGCGGGTGCGGCTCACCAGCAGTTCGCTGGCGGGATCGGTCGAGGGTACGGTCAGCTCGCTCGGACTTTTCTACACGACGATCCTGAACGGGCCTGAGCGAATGATGATCCCCAACAGCGTCCTGCTCACCTCGATCGTCGAGCCGCTCCGTTCACCCGACAGCGTGGACATCCGGGCCCGGTTCGACTCACACGTAACCCCGGCCGAGGTCCAGAACATGCTGGGCCATGCGATTTCCGTTCCACTGCTGGAGGCTCCGGAAATCTGGCTGGAAGAGGTGGATCGGGACGAGGTCGTGTTCCGGATCACCGCCACCCCGGCGAGGAAGGCGGACGGCAGGAAACTGGCCGAGGAGGTGGTTTCGGTCACCCGGGGCACCTTCGAGTACCCGCGGCCGGACCGGTCCGGCAGGACGGAGGAGAAGCCGGAACAGAAAAACGCCCCGGATCCCGACGTCCCCAGCGGCCACGCCTGATCCGGCTGGGCCGGAGAGTTCGACCCGCCGCCCCGTGAGACCGGACCGGGTCCGGTTGGCGGCGGCCCGAGGCTCTATGCTCCAACGGTTGGAATTTCGATCCGGGGAGAGAGCATGGAGGCATCTGGACGTGGGCGGTACCAAGCGGCAGGGGCAGTGGCGATACTCGCCCTGATGCTGGCCCTTCTCGGCGTCTTTTCGGCTGAAGCATCCGCCAGGAAATGCCTGGCTGCCCCCGAGGTGGCCCTGATCTTCGATGACTCGGGCTCGATGCGTGACACCGATCCGCTGAGTATCCGGGCCGAGGCCCTCCGCATGTTTCTGGATCGCCCGTCAACCCAGCGGATGACTGTGGGTGCGGTGGAGTTCGGGAGCAGGGGCGGGCCGCTTTTTTCACCTGGTGTGGTGTCACGGACGAAGAGAAACATGCTTGCCTCCCTCCGGCGCCTCGACAACCGTGGCTACCGGGGATCCGGCGACCAGACCTTCTACAACAGTGCCTTCCGGGCCAGCAGACGCCAGCAACCACACGCGGACGCCCGCATCTTCCTGACCGACGGCGACAGCAACGACAGGATCCGGCTTGGACTGGTCAAGGGCACCCCTACCTACGTGATCGGGCTCAACGTGACCAAGGGTGACCGGACCGGCTACGGAAAGCAGCTTCACCGGATCGCCAGGGTGAGCCGGGGTCGGTACTTTCCCCTGCGGCACCGGCGGGACCGTGGCGCATCCCCGCAGATCGCCCGGCTGCAGCCGGTCATCAACCGGATTTCGGCAACGCTGGGCTGTTCGAAAATCACCAAGACGGTCAGAGTCACCGCCAGGCACCGCGGGCAGAGGTTCGGGCCATTCCGGGTCAGGTTCGGTGGCCGCAGCACGATCCAGATCCTCGCCACCTGGCCCTGGTCCGGAACCGCTGTCAGGTTCGTCAGCTGCCGGGTTGTGGATCGAAGCGGCAGGATCGTGGCCGACCTGACGGGACGGGGCCGCCGGGTCAAACTGAGGGTTCGCACATACCCCCATCAGACCAGCAAGCGAATCGTGATCAAGCGGCCCCGTCATGGCTGGAAGCTGATCTTCGTCGTCAAGATCGTGAAGATCACCAGGCGGACTCCGGTCACGGTGCAGATCGAGACCGGAGGTGGCGAGGATGCTTTCCGACCGATCCCGCCGCCGTCCCCACCCCCGCCACCGGTCGACAACGGGCGACGGGTGATTACCGTTTACAACCAGGTGACCAACGGGATGGGAATGGTCGAAGATCCCACCCCGACCAGGCTCACAACCAAACCGTGGGCGTTCTGCACCAGCCGCGGCTGCAATGTCGGCGGGACCGAGCGCCGCACCGGACAGACCTACGACGCAGCGGTCTGCCAGACCTTCGGTGAACGCATCACCAACGGGAACGATCACAGTCCGGCCGATGACGCCAACCCGAACCGGTTCGAGTCCACTCGCTACTACGGGGTCCAGCTGACCGACGGGACCTTCGGCTTGATCAGCGAGGTCTGGATCAACGCGGCAGACCGGGGTGGTCTCGGCCTCCCGGCCTGCTGACCGCACCACCGGAGACTCCGGCCCGGAACCCGGCCCGCCCAGGCCGGATTCGGGAGTAAGGACGCTACTTCCCGATCCGAGCTTCGACCGCAGCGGCAGTCAGTGGGCGGTTCGCCCGCCGGTTCAGGGCCTCGCCCCGGGCGGCGCTGCCACCGGGTCCGCTGAAGTAACGGATCCGGTCGAGCCTGAGGTGGTTGAGCCCGATCGGCGCCCAGACCGGATCGGTGTTCAGGACCACCCCGGTGATCCCGAAACCGTGCGCGCCGAACGCCTTGAGGTCACCACCGCACTGGAGCTCGGCCCCGTTTCCGGGATCGGCGGCGTCGAGATAGTAGGAGGTGAACGCCGGCTCCGGCAGGTCGGTGGTCGCCCCGGTCATCGTGGTCACCGTGCCCTGGGTTCCGGTCACCTGCTGCCAGACGTAACGTCCGTTGGAGAAGTCCGGGGCCGTGAACGGATCCGGGGTGTCCCGGACCCCGTCCACCGCAACTCCCCCGGGGTTCTTCGCGTCGCGGTAGGTCATGCCGATCGCCCGGTCGGAAAGGTCGGTCCAGACGTAGAGATCCGGCAGCGGGTGAACCCGGAGATAGACCGCGGTCGCCTCGAGATCGGCGTAGTAGAAGTGATCCCTTTCGACGTACGGTCCGCTGTTGGCTCCCATGAAGGAACGGATCGCCCGGACCGGTCCGTCCTTGATCGCCAGATAGGTGCCTTCGTCGCTGTCGGCCGGACGATCGTTGGACGGGTTGATGTCGAGATTCCAGTTGCCCGACATGGTGAACTCGCTGCGTCCACAGCCGGCGAGACCACCGCCCGAGACCGCCTCCCGATCAAGGATGTCGGCCCGGTTGGCCCGGCCCGCCCGGACCCGGAGTTCATCCTCCATCCAGCGGTCAACCGAGTGCAGCCGGTAGCTCCGGGTGGTCACGCTCGAGTCCTCCGGATTGGGGGAGTTCTGGTAGCGGTAGCGGTCCCGGACGGCCCGACCGGGGGCGAGGCCGTCCAGCCTGAAGCTGTACTTCACGTAGTCCCGGCCGGCCGACTGGCGGAGACGCCCCCGGTTCCGGAACAGGTACACCCACGCCCTGCCGCCACCGGCCGGGTCGTTCACCCGCAGGCGGATCGCGCTTCCCGGGACGGTTCCGGTCGGCGTCCGGGCCGAGGCCGGCGCCCGACGACCGGTATCGCCGGCCATGAAGACCAGCTCGTCGTTGCGATCGAAGGACCGGTTTTCGTCCGGGCCCGATCGGGTTTTCGGGTCCGCGTAAACCTCGACATCGAAGGTCCGGGCTGTCACGTAGGTCGGGGAGGTCAGACCGGCCGGATACAGGGTGCGGGCGCTCACCCGGTGACGCTCGTCCACCTGAACCGGTATCTGCTTCCAGCGTCCGGCCCACCTGAAGGCGACGACCCGGCCCGGTAGCGAACCCCGGAGTGAGGGCAGGTCTGCACCCTTCAGCACCACCGGATCACTCGCCCGGTCGGCCGGTGCTGCCTCGGCAACCCCGACTCCGCCAATCAGAGCCAGGCAGGTGACCGCCAGCGTCCGCAGAACTTTGCGGGCTCCCATCTCCATCCCGGGAACTCTATCGCGACCCCCGCCTGGTTCCAAGGGGACCACGGGCCGCCAGTGCCCGACGATTCCGTCTACCTGCTCTTGCGGACCGGACTGCGGGCGGCACTGCCGGCCAGCGGCCTGGACACCCGGGTGGTGAGCCTGCGCGCGAGGGTGCTGCCGCCGCCGGGCGCGGTGAAGTAGCGGATCCGTTTCACGGTGAGATCGTTGAACGGCGGGTGGCGCGGATCGGTGTTCGGGGTCACGGTGCCGAACGCGGTACCGAGGATGCCGAAGCCGCTGGCACCGATCGACTTGCCGTCACCGCCGCACTGGGTCTGTCCCAGCGGCGGGTTCTGGTCGTCGAGGTAGTAGCTGCCGAACCTGACCTGGGGGATGTTGGTGTCGGCGCCGATCACGGTGCTCACCGTTCCCTGTTTGCCAGAGAGCTGCTGCCAGGCGTACCGGCCGTCGGCGACGTCGGCCTGGGTGGCCGGAGTCAGGGTGTCCGGTTTCCCGTCCACCTTGACCCCGGCGGTGTTCTTCGCGTCGCGGTAGGTCATTCCGATCGCCGATCCGGAGTAGTCGGTCCAGGTGTAGAGATCGGTCATCGGGTGGACCCGGAGGAAAACGGTGTTCTGCTCATGGCTGCCGTAGTAGATGTGTTCCCGCTGGGTGTACGGCCCGGAGTTGGCGCCCATGTAGGAGCGGATCGCGCGGACCGGACCGTCGATCGCTGCCACGTAGGTGCCTTCATCGTCGGTGTCGTCGTCGTTGCCGGAGAAGATGTCTTCGGTCCAGCGTCCCGAGAACGTGTACTGGGAGCGGCCGCAGGAAAACCGGGTTGCCTGGGCGACCTCACGGTCGAGGATGTCGGCCCGGTTCGCCTTGCCTGCTCTGACCCTGAGTTCGTCCTCCATCCAGCGGTCGACCGAGTGAAGGCGATAGCTCCTGGTGGTGACACTTGAGTCCTCCGGGTTGGTCGAGTGGAAGAACCCGTAGCCGTCTTTCAGCTTCTGGCCGGCCGGCAGATTGGTCAGTTTGAAGCTGTACTTCACGTAGTCCCGGCCGGCCGACTGGCGGAGCCTGCCGTTCGAACGGAACAGGTAGAGGTAGGCGCGTCCACCGCCGACGGGATCTCTCACCGTGACCCGGGTTCCGGTGTTGCCGTTCACGCGGCGCGGCGCCCGGGCCTTCTTCGGTGCCCTGCGGCCGGTGTCTGCCCCGATGAAGACCAGCTCGTCGTCAGCGTCGAAACGCGGGTTGCCATCGGGCCCCGAGCGGGTGTTCGGGTCGGCGTACACCTCGAGATCGAAGGCGGGGTTGTTGCCACCGGGATAGTTGGACCCGAGCTGCGGCGGGTCGGTCTGCGACGGGTAGAGCTGCCGCACATCGATCCTGTGCCGTTGATCGACCTGCACCGGCACCTGGATCCACTTGCCGCGCCGCCGGACGAAACCGACGATCTTCCCGGGCGCGGTGCCGAGCATCCCCTTCACCTTCGCGCCCTTCATCACGACCGCATCCCCGCCCCGGTCGGCCGGTTTGGCGGAAGCCGTGGTTGCCAGCCCGGACAACGCCAGAACCGCGAGTCCGGTGGCGGCCACAACGCACGTGAAAACACCAACTCCCTGTTCCCTGCCCATCCGCTGACCCTACATCACCTTCCGGGGCCAACGGCCGCAGTCGCCTCTCGGGACCGTCGATGATTTGCACCCCCGGTCCGCAAGGGTTACGTTCGACACAGATTCATGCCACAGAAAGGGGCGAGGCATGAGCGGATTACGAATCAGGTGTTTGCTTGTCGCGCTTTTCGCAGGGTTCGCGTTTGCCGGCACGGGTGTTGTCAACGCGGCTGCGGCCGGGACCTACCTGAATCTGGGTGACTCGGTCGGCAACGGCTACTTCGGGAAGACCAGCAACTGGATCGCCAACCAGTACGGAGCGGATGACCACCGTGACCTGACCCAGTACGGCCAGCCCAGTCTCTCGATCCTCGACAACCAGGTTCCACAAGCGGTTTCCGCGATCAACGAGGCCGGCAACACGGTTGCGGTGACGATCGATTCCGGCGGGGTGGATGCGCTCGGCGACTGCGACTTCAGCAGCCCGTCCTGCACCACCCGGAACAACCTCCGGGCGAGTGTCGAGGCTCTGAACAACGCTCTGGCCGGGGATCCGGGTACCGAGTTCTTCGGAATGCTCGCCTACCACAACCCGGCGGTGGACCTGCCGGAGGAGGGCGATTTTCAGCAGCGATTGCTCGGTGCAAACGGTGTGATCGGAATGTGCGACACCGGGATGGCTGTCGGGCTGAACGACATCGTCTTCCAGGAGGCAGCGAGGCTGGGCATCAGGGTTGCCGACTCCTACCCGGCCTTCAAGGCCGGTGGCCAGGCCCTGATGGGCGACCAGATCCACCCGAATCTGGCCGGGTACCAGAAGATGCTGGAGGCCTACCAGGCAAGCACCGTGCCGACCGCATGCCAGGGCCCCGGCCCGGACCCCGACCCCGATCCCGACCCGGACCCGGATCTGTCTCCCCCCAACACGAAGATCCTCCAGAGGCCGAGTGCGTTGCTTCGCAAGCGGAGCACAACGTTCAGGTTCCGATCGAACGAGTCCGGCTCCAGGTTCCAGTGCCGACTCGATGGCGCGAAGTTCCGTTCCTGCAAGTCCCCATTGCGGTTGAAGCGCCTGAAAGCCGGCCGCCACGTCCTGCGGATCCGGGCGATCGACAAGGCCGGCAACGTCGAAAGGCATCCGGCCGAGGCCAGGTTCCGGGTGAAGTTGAAGTCGCCGAAAAGTAAGTCGCACCGCCGGAATTGAGGCCGAGACGGGTCCACCCGAGGATGCCGCAGACCTGCCGCAGTACCTGAAGGATCGCCACCGGCAAAACCGCCAGCGACTGGATGTGTTGATGCTAAGATGTCCAGATGCCCCGTGTTCGGACCACATTGACGATCGATTCCGCGGTGATGAAGGCCGTCCGGGTACAGGCTGCCCGCACCGGCAAGGGTGACAGCGAAGTGATCGAGGATGCGGTTCGAAGCGCGCTCGGCCTCGATCTTTTCGAGCGGATGTGGGCAAAGTCCGACCTGGACGAACATCAGGCGATGGATCTCGCGCTTGAGGCACAGCACCGGGACCGGCCCGGCTGAGTTTGCTGGTCGTACTCGATCCGAACGTCCTGGTTTCGGCGGCCCTGTCTCCGGCGGGTCCACCGGCTGTGTTGATCCGGCGCTGGCTCGCCGGTGAGTTCGAGCTGGTGGTCTCATCGGCCCTGCTGGCGGAACTCGAGAGAGTCCTGGCGTATCCCAAAATCACGAAGAGGATCACGCCGGCCGAAGCGGCGGCCTTCGTGGCCCTGCTCAAGCGCGAGGCACAACTGGAACCGGATCCGACCGGTGGGCCCCCTGTCCAGATCGAGGACCCCGAGGACGAGTATCTCCTCGCCCTTGCGGCCAGCGCGGGCGCCGCCCTGGTCTCAGGCGATGAACACCCCACCGTCCTGGCGGGCCGGTTTCCGGTCTATACGCCGAGTGATTTCCTGGCGGAACTCTGAGTGGCGGGGACGGCTGGGGTCAGCGGCGGCGTTCTACCTCTTCGATCATCAGCTTGGAGTAGAGGCGGCGATCAGGTCCTTGAGGGGTTCGGCGCCGACTTCGATGATCTTGATCGTCCGTTCCGGTTCGACCTCCCCCTTGAGGCGTTCCATCAGCATGTCCACCTCCTCCCGGACCGGGGTTGAAGGCTCCGGATCTCTTTCAGCGACAGGCATTGAGAGAGCAACTTCCCTCCAAACCCCTCTCTCTTTGACTTAGATTTGCTATCGTCCCTGTATGACCGGGACAGCAGTGAAGCGCAAGACCTCCTTTGAAATCGATCCGGTCAAGGTTGACGCCGCCCGGAAGATTCTCGGCACCAGAACCCTGACCGAGACCGTGGATGAGGCTCTGGCTGAGGTGGTCCGGGTCCGGCAACGCCGGGAGCTCGTGAGCCTCCTGTTCGATCCAGAGACCTCGGCGCTCGACGACCCCGACCAGATGGCCGGCGCCTGGCGGTGAGATGCCGACTTTCCTGGGGGACAAGAGCGCCCTGACCAGGCGCGAAACCCGGCCCGAGGTCCGTGAGATCGTGGAGCCGCTGGTCGTGGCCGGCGAGATCGCCACCTGCGGGATTGTCGAGCTTGAACTGCTCTACAGCGCCACCAGCCCCGCCAACTACCGCAGGCTCGCCGAGGCACTCGAAGGCATGCCGCGGGTCCCGACCGATGAAGATTGCCTGACCCGTGCGAAAGAGGTCCAGGGAATGCTTGCCGAAAGCTCCCGCCACCGGGCGGTACCGCTGCCCGATCTGATCGTCGCGGCCTGCGCCGAAATGGCCGGTTTGACGGTCCTTCACTACGACGCGGATTTCGAGCTGATCGCCTCACTCACCGGGCAGGCCCACCAGTGGGTGGTACCCCGCGGCAGCGTTTCCTAGCGGCGGCGTTCTACCTCTTCGATCGTCAATATGGTGTGGAGGGCGGCAATCAGGTCCTTGAGCGGTTCGGCCCCGGCCTCGATGATCTCGACCGCCCGTTCCGGTTCGAACGATTGTTGGTCGGATATGATCTCCTCCACCATGGAGGGCAATGACCGACAGAGTTTCGACTTGAGGGCGGGTCAGAAGGAGCAGGCCCGTGTCTCGATCGAGCGCGCTCTCGACTCCGACCCACAGCTCGAGAAGCAACTGAAGTCAAGGCTTGAGGTCTTTGCTCCAGCAGCTCGCTCCGGCCACTTGGATCTGTCGGCCTCCCGTTCCTTGGGCTGACGCATGGAAGACCGGCCGCCTTTGACGGAGGCCGAGGTCTTCCGGGTTCTGAGACGCCTGCAGCCAATCACCGATGGCCGCCGTCTCGTTCTGATTGGCGGCCAAGCAGTTGCATTCTGGTCGGCATATTTTCAACTCCAGCCAGGAGAAAACCAGGAACTGTTCACCAGCGAGGATGTGGATTTCGCAGGGAGCACCGACACGGTCACTGAAGCTGCCCACCTACTTGACGGACATGCCCACTTGCCGCATCGGTTTGATCCGAGCCCCTCGAGCGGCTTGGTTACCTGGACGGATACTCAGGGTGTACCGCGTGAAATCGACTTTCTCGCTGCCCCGGTGGGTCTGGACTTCGAGGATCTGTTCGATACCGCTATCCGGGTTGAGTTCCCTGATCCCGAAGGAAAATCCGGCCCGGCTGCCCTCTGGGTGCTTCATCCCGAACGCTGCCTGGAGAGTCGCGTCAAGAACTGGATGCTCCTCCGGCAGCGCGGCCGAATAGCGAGGAACCAGCTCGTCCGCTCGATCACCTGCGCTCACCGGTTCTCAGCGGAGATCCTTACGGAGGAGGCGGTCGAGAAACCTGTCCGGATCCGGGCCGTGTTGCGGTTGAACGAACGACTCTTCGACCGCTGCTTTCGCGACCAGGAGTTCCTCGGGCTCTATCGGGAAACCGGCATGATCCCTTCGAAGCGGTCCTGAATGACCACCCGGAGCTGCCGGAAAAGTTCCGATCCGTCCGTTTTCCGCAGATGGTGGAAGCGCTCCGGGCCAAACGACAACGAGCCTAGGTGCCTCCCAGGGGCAATGGCCTGACTATGGAAAGTCCAAGTCGGTCCGGGTCAGCGGCGGCGTTCCACTTCTTCGATCATCAGTTTGGTGTGAAGGGCGGCGATCAGGTCCTTCAGGGGTTCCGCTCCGGCCTCGATGATCTCGACCGCCCGCTCCGGTTCTACCTCCCCTTCGAGGCGTTCCATCAGTACGTCCACCTCCTCTCGGACCAGGCTCTGGAGGGCCTTTTTGTAACGGAGGGTGTCGTAGACGGTGAAGCCGATGCTTTCGTCGTAGCCGCCGGCTCGGAAGCGGGACATCGCCTCGATGATGGTCACGTCCGAGGGGGAGTAACCGTCCGGATCCGGGGTGAGGATGCCGATCTCGGCCAGCCGGTCGAGCGCCTCGGCCGGCACCCCGTAGCGGGCGTTCACCTCGGCGGTGCTGGTGCGGTTCTTCTCGCCGGCGAGGGCCCGTTCGAGGATCCGGTCC includes these proteins:
- a CDS encoding mechanosensitive ion channel family protein; its protein translation is MALRKKNRSDDGEKGADRARPPMPKWMFETRTEQWHEAGLGDEIRKEKPGRTWPRLLLFALLIAAVLVAFNHRQTIAPGYGSEARILTAILLFGLGLGFAGALGRTTTPMILRRMDPGTAGTIAFVIRLLTIVVVGVIALRIAGVKAAALAVGGAFTAVIVGLAAQQTLGNIFAGIVLQSTRPYKVGERVRLTSSSLAGSVEGTVSSLGLFYTTILNGPERMMIPNSVLLTSIVEPLRSPDSVDIRARFDSHVTPAEVQNMLGHAISVPLLEAPEIWLEEVDRDEVVFRITATPARKADGRKLAEEVVSVTRGTFEYPRPDRSGRTEEKPEQKNAPDPDVPSGHA
- a CDS encoding VWA domain-containing protein, whose product is MLALLGVFSAEASARKCLAAPEVALIFDDSGSMRDTDPLSIRAEALRMFLDRPSTQRMTVGAVEFGSRGGPLFSPGVVSRTKRNMLASLRRLDNRGYRGSGDQTFYNSAFRASRRQQPHADARIFLTDGDSNDRIRLGLVKGTPTYVIGLNVTKGDRTGYGKQLHRIARVSRGRYFPLRHRRDRGASPQIARLQPVINRISATLGCSKITKTVRVTARHRGQRFGPFRVRFGGRSTIQILATWPWSGTAVRFVSCRVVDRSGRIVADLTGRGRRVKLRVRTYPHQTSKRIVIKRPRHGWKLIFVVKIVKITRRTPVTVQIETGGGEDAFRPIPPPSPPPPPVDNGRRVITVYNQVTNGMGMVEDPTPTRLTTKPWAFCTSRGCNVGGTERRTGQTYDAAVCQTFGERITNGNDHSPADDANPNRFESTRYYGVQLTDGTFGLISEVWINAADRGGLGLPAC
- a CDS encoding SGNH/GDSL hydrolase family protein; protein product: MSGLRIRCLLVALFAGFAFAGTGVVNAAAAGTYLNLGDSVGNGYFGKTSNWIANQYGADDHRDLTQYGQPSLSILDNQVPQAVSAINEAGNTVAVTIDSGGVDALGDCDFSSPSCTTRNNLRASVEALNNALAGDPGTEFFGMLAYHNPAVDLPEEGDFQQRLLGANGVIGMCDTGMAVGLNDIVFQEAARLGIRVADSYPAFKAGGQALMGDQIHPNLAGYQKMLEAYQASTVPTACQGPGPDPDPDPDPDPDLSPPNTKILQRPSALLRKRSTTFRFRSNESGSRFQCRLDGAKFRSCKSPLRLKRLKAGRHVLRIRAIDKAGNVERHPAEARFRVKLKSPKSKSHRRN
- a CDS encoding ribbon-helix-helix protein, CopG family, with the protein product MPRVRTTLTIDSAVMKAVRVQAARTGKGDSEVIEDAVRSALGLDLFERMWAKSDLDEHQAMDLALEAQHRDRPG
- a CDS encoding putative toxin-antitoxin system toxin component, PIN family, with product MLVVLDPNVLVSAALSPAGPPAVLIRRWLAGEFELVVSSALLAELERVLAYPKITKRITPAEAAAFVALLKREAQLEPDPTGGPPVQIEDPEDEYLLALAASAGAALVSGDEHPTVLAGRFPVYTPSDFLAEL
- a CDS encoding type II toxin-antitoxin system VapB family antitoxin gives rise to the protein MTGTAVKRKTSFEIDPVKVDAARKILGTRTLTETVDEALAEVVRVRQRRELVSLLFDPETSALDDPDQMAGAWR
- a CDS encoding PIN domain nuclease encodes the protein MPTFLGDKSALTRRETRPEVREIVEPLVVAGEIATCGIVELELLYSATSPANYRRLAEALEGMPRVPTDEDCLTRAKEVQGMLAESSRHRAVPLPDLIVAACAEMAGLTVLHYDADFELIASLTGQAHQWVVPRGSVS
- a CDS encoding MerR family transcriptional regulator, which encodes MTQAVDSPTVVPDRDGLLKMAELVEASGVPAPTIKHYLREGLLPEPVKTSRNMSWYRPETVERIALIKRLQEERFLPLKAIRTVIEDGPDRADAMLQVEDRILERALAGEKNRTSTAEVNARYGVPAEALDRLAEIGILTPDPDGYSPSDVTIIEAMSRFRAGGYDESIGFTVYDTLRYKKALQSLVREEVDVLMERLEGEVEPERAVEIIEAGAEPLKDLIAALHTKLMIEEVERRR